From Candidatus Hydrogenedentota bacterium, a single genomic window includes:
- a CDS encoding glycoside hydrolase N-terminal domain-containing protein, with amino-acid sequence MKYLALSALPMLFLGSAAAQSSFPEIDVLKRHEPLLDYGSPATLWDEALPLGNGTLGALVWGDGKPLRISLDRTDLWDLRPVPEYYTKEYDYTTMRQWEKEGKVKELEALYDNPYHNPAPSKIPAGRIEIILPEEAAFSRATLSAESPAATVTFKGGSARVWIHATEPVGQIELTGLDPASVQLQAPAFGGKEPGAPEAAIVAGELSELGYVPPVTSSGENWQAWVQEGWGGFTFAAFLAWEQRDGVWHGTWSIATNRRGGDPLAEAKRQAERALSTEREALAKSHSAWWKAYWEKSLVSIPDATIERQWYLDTYKFGAASRLGAPPITLQGPWTADDGTLPPWKGDYHHDLNTELSYWPAYSGNRLEEAQNFVDWLWDTRGNCEEWTQRFFKMPGMNVPMTADLNNNQIGGWRQYTHSSTTACWLAHHFYLHYQYSQDETFLRERAYPYLRQCAVFIEAVTSERGPDGKRTLPLSSSPEVNDNKPEAWFKGITNYDLALMRWLLSATAEFAEKTGHADDATHWRSVLDEFPTWSVSASGTLLVAPDYPLPGSHRHFSHLMAIHPLGLIDGANGPEDERIIQASLAELETLGSSLWTGYSFSWLASMAARGHDGDKAAKALEIFATRFVLRNSFHANGDQTKSGISNFTYRPFTLEGNFAYAAGLQEMLLQSHAGVIEVFPAVPASWKALSFSTLRAQGGWLVSAQRDAAGAQTVRIAATKDGVAKVKSWVDGSVIELPMKAGEVATLKADGGDTIRVALAQAK; translated from the coding sequence ATGAAGTACCTTGCCCTCTCCGCCCTGCCGATGCTCTTTCTCGGATCCGCCGCCGCGCAGTCGTCTTTCCCGGAGATCGACGTGCTGAAACGGCACGAACCGCTCCTGGACTATGGCTCGCCCGCCACGCTCTGGGACGAAGCCCTGCCGCTGGGCAACGGCACCCTCGGCGCCCTGGTCTGGGGCGATGGAAAACCGCTGCGCATCTCGCTCGATCGGACCGACCTGTGGGACCTCCGGCCCGTGCCGGAATACTATACGAAGGAATATGACTACACCACCATGCGCCAGTGGGAGAAGGAGGGGAAAGTCAAGGAACTGGAAGCCCTCTACGACAACCCCTACCACAACCCCGCGCCCAGCAAGATTCCCGCGGGCCGCATCGAGATCATCCTGCCAGAAGAGGCCGCTTTTTCCCGCGCGACCCTCAGCGCGGAGAGTCCTGCGGCCACAGTGACCTTCAAAGGCGGCAGCGCCCGCGTCTGGATTCACGCCACCGAGCCCGTGGGACAAATCGAACTCACGGGGCTCGACCCGGCGTCGGTTCAGCTTCAGGCGCCGGCCTTTGGCGGGAAGGAGCCCGGCGCACCCGAGGCCGCCATCGTGGCCGGGGAATTGAGCGAACTCGGCTATGTGCCGCCTGTAACGTCTTCCGGGGAGAACTGGCAGGCCTGGGTGCAGGAAGGGTGGGGCGGCTTTACCTTCGCGGCCTTCCTCGCGTGGGAGCAGCGGGACGGCGTGTGGCACGGCACCTGGAGCATCGCTACGAATCGCCGTGGCGGCGACCCGCTCGCCGAAGCAAAGCGTCAGGCCGAGCGAGCGCTGTCCACGGAGCGGGAAGCCCTGGCAAAGAGTCATTCCGCGTGGTGGAAGGCCTATTGGGAGAAATCGCTTGTGTCGATTCCGGACGCGACCATCGAGCGGCAGTGGTATCTCGATACCTATAAATTCGGTGCCGCAAGCCGGCTGGGTGCGCCGCCGATCACGCTTCAGGGCCCGTGGACGGCGGACGACGGCACCCTTCCGCCGTGGAAAGGCGACTATCACCACGATCTCAATACGGAGCTGAGTTACTGGCCCGCCTACAGCGGGAATCGGCTGGAGGAGGCGCAGAATTTTGTGGACTGGCTCTGGGATACACGGGGCAACTGCGAGGAATGGACCCAGCGCTTCTTCAAGATGCCCGGCATGAACGTGCCCATGACGGCGGATCTGAACAACAACCAGATCGGCGGCTGGCGCCAGTACACCCACTCCTCCACGACGGCCTGCTGGCTGGCCCACCACTTCTATCTCCACTATCAATACAGTCAGGACGAAACCTTCTTGCGCGAGCGGGCCTATCCCTATCTGCGTCAGTGCGCCGTGTTTATTGAGGCCGTCACGAGCGAGCGGGGGCCCGACGGCAAGCGCACCCTGCCTTTAAGTTCATCGCCCGAGGTAAACGACAACAAACCCGAGGCCTGGTTCAAAGGAATTACAAATTACGATCTTGCGCTGATGCGCTGGCTCCTTAGCGCGACTGCCGAGTTTGCCGAGAAGACCGGCCACGCCGACGATGCGACCCATTGGCGTTCGGTGCTCGATGAATTTCCCACGTGGAGTGTGAGCGCCTCGGGCACCTTGCTGGTGGCGCCGGATTATCCGCTGCCCGGCTCCCACCGGCATTTTTCCCATCTCATGGCCATCCATCCCCTCGGGCTGATCGATGGCGCAAATGGACCGGAAGATGAACGTATTATTCAGGCCTCCCTCGCCGAGTTGGAAACCCTGGGTTCCAGCTTGTGGACGGGCTACAGCTTTTCGTGGCTCGCGAGCATGGCCGCACGTGGTCACGATGGAGACAAGGCGGCCAAGGCATTGGAAATTTTTGCGACGCGATTTGTGCTGCGGAATAGCTTTCACGCGAATGGCGACCAGACCAAATCGGGCATCAGCAATTTCACCTACCGCCCCTTCACGCTGGAAGGCAACTTCGCTTATGCCGCCGGGCTGCAGGAAATGCTGTTGCAAAGCCACGCGGGCGTGATTGAGGTGTTCCCCGCCGTGCCGGCGTCGTGGAAGGCCCTGTCGTTTTCCACGCTCCGGGCGCAGGGCGGCTGGCTGGTGTCGGCACAGCGCGATGCGGCGGGTGCACAGACCGTGCGCATTGCGGCCACGAAGGACGGGGTCGCGAAAGTGAAGTCCTGGGTGGACGGCTCCGTGATCGAGTTGCCGATGAAGGCGGGCGAGGTGGCGACGCTGAAGGCGGATGGCGGGGACACCATCCGCGTGGCACTTGCCCAAGCGAAATGA
- a CDS encoding sulfotransferase, with protein MTVQILFLIGAPRSGTTMLARMLGAHPEILGGPEPHLLTPLAHLGIWGNVDKAPYDHVLAAESQQLFVSKLPRGEQDYWTACRAYCDVLYSQSLSGSGKSVCLDKTPAYALILPFMMKVFPDARYVVLTRHPAAIFSSFANSFFNGDFAAAQAYNPILNRYVPAMAAFLRQDQVPFFHVRYEDLVAAPESAFEGICEYIGVPYVPAAINYGEAAPAPAQGLGDPLGVQKHSRPSLDSVHSWAAELAADRDKRSFVEGIVASLDPADLATLGYPIDTLWAPLEGAGAAPAKKSSGFSRYHLQRKMIVTLRGQAQRRPLLRKALRTARLACDVLLRE; from the coding sequence ATGACGGTCCAGATTTTGTTCCTTATCGGCGCCCCAAGATCGGGTACGACCATGCTGGCGCGAATGCTGGGGGCTCACCCGGAGATCCTCGGCGGGCCGGAACCCCATCTGCTTACGCCGCTGGCGCATCTGGGGATTTGGGGCAACGTGGACAAAGCGCCCTATGACCACGTGCTGGCTGCGGAATCGCAACAGTTGTTTGTTTCGAAGCTGCCCCGCGGCGAGCAGGATTATTGGACGGCGTGCCGGGCCTACTGCGATGTGCTCTACAGCCAGAGCCTGTCGGGAAGCGGCAAGTCCGTATGTCTGGACAAGACGCCCGCCTACGCCCTTATTCTACCCTTTATGATGAAGGTCTTTCCAGACGCCCGCTACGTGGTGCTGACCCGGCACCCCGCAGCAATTTTTTCTTCGTTTGCCAATTCCTTCTTCAACGGCGACTTCGCGGCGGCCCAGGCCTACAACCCGATCTTGAACCGCTACGTGCCCGCGATGGCGGCCTTTCTCCGGCAGGATCAGGTGCCCTTCTTCCACGTCCGCTACGAGGATCTCGTCGCCGCGCCGGAATCGGCCTTCGAGGGAATTTGCGAATACATCGGCGTGCCCTACGTTCCCGCCGCCATCAACTACGGGGAAGCCGCGCCCGCGCCCGCCCAAGGCCTGGGCGACCCCCTGGGCGTGCAAAAGCATTCCCGCCCGAGTCTCGATTCCGTTCATTCCTGGGCTGCGGAGCTCGCGGCGGATCGGGACAAACGATCCTTTGTTGAAGGAATCGTGGCGTCCCTCGATCCCGCCGATCTGGCTACGCTGGGCTACCCGATAGACACCCTCTGGGCCCCACTCGAAGGGGCGGGCGCCGCACCGGCAAAAAAATCGTCAGGCTTCAGCCGCTATCATCTGCAGCGCAAGATGATCGTCACCCTGCGCGGTCAGGCGCAACGCCGCCCCCTCCTGCGCAAGGCCCTGCGCACCGCGCGTCTCGCCTGCGATGTGCTGCTGCGCGAATAG
- a CDS encoding PilT/PilU family type 4a pilus ATPase, protein MFIGSKSDSTVFDVFKIGLENMIHQMGMPTAVNFKTMNASMIAKAPDLTKRVDLLRVTFSMREDATAEAITAALTATNIVCRVEVKDGKCTITVPPFELRQVKHLAPIDGVIEQFIIESLRSMTWTLKADAFVKSDFNINLLIETMEKLRASDLHLRAGNRPYIRVDGDLIPMDFQIVSADDMRQIVVELGGEAELHLLETEKESSFQYHAAGVGYLRCSGYIKSGAMALAIRLIPEAPIPLAKLDLPAVVEKICWKHRGLFLVCGITGSGKSTTLAAMVDYINENRQAHIITTEDPIEFVYKDKKSIISQRMVGRDTFSFANALRGALREDPDVILVGEMRDVDTIRAGLSAAETGHMVFSTLHTTTAIDTINRMISYFPQSERDLVRQELAYTLAAVVCQRLLKRKSGGRIPCVEILIGGKPIVRDAIVEGDLAKLHGIMEQDSEMRSFDQYAVDLFKNGVVERAEAISACADVEAFERVMSGIQSSSGKLLK, encoded by the coding sequence ATGTTCATCGGTAGTAAAAGCGACAGTACCGTCTTTGATGTGTTCAAGATCGGTCTCGAGAACATGATCCACCAGATGGGCATGCCCACGGCGGTGAATTTCAAGACCATGAACGCCAGCATGATCGCAAAAGCTCCCGATTTGACGAAGCGCGTGGACCTGCTCAGAGTCACCTTCTCCATGCGTGAGGACGCCACCGCCGAGGCCATCACCGCCGCCCTCACGGCCACCAATATCGTGTGCCGTGTGGAAGTGAAAGACGGCAAGTGCACGATCACCGTGCCGCCCTTTGAGCTGCGCCAGGTAAAGCACCTTGCCCCCATCGACGGCGTGATCGAGCAGTTTATCATCGAGTCGCTTCGCTCCATGACCTGGACCCTGAAGGCGGATGCCTTCGTGAAGTCCGACTTCAATATTAACTTGCTCATTGAGACCATGGAAAAGCTGCGGGCATCGGATCTTCACCTCCGCGCCGGCAACCGGCCCTACATACGCGTCGACGGCGACCTTATCCCGATGGATTTCCAGATTGTGTCCGCGGACGACATGCGGCAGATCGTCGTGGAGCTGGGCGGCGAAGCCGAACTGCACCTGTTGGAGACGGAGAAAGAGTCCAGCTTCCAATATCATGCGGCGGGCGTGGGTTACCTGCGTTGCTCGGGGTATATCAAGAGCGGCGCCATGGCGCTGGCCATCCGGCTTATTCCGGAGGCGCCCATCCCGCTTGCCAAACTGGATCTGCCCGCCGTCGTGGAGAAGATCTGCTGGAAGCACCGCGGCCTTTTTCTGGTGTGCGGCATCACCGGCAGCGGCAAGTCCACCACCCTGGCGGCCATGGTGGACTACATCAACGAGAACCGTCAGGCCCATATCATCACCACCGAAGACCCCATCGAATTCGTATACAAGGACAAGAAGAGCATCATCTCCCAGCGCATGGTGGGCCGGGATACCTTCTCCTTCGCCAACGCCCTGCGCGGCGCGCTGCGCGAAGATCCGGACGTAATTCTGGTGGGCGAAATGCGCGACGTGGACACCATCCGCGCGGGCCTGAGCGCGGCGGAAACGGGCCACATGGTGTTCAGCACGCTCCACACCACCACCGCCATCGACACCATCAACCGCATGATCAGTTACTTCCCCCAGAGCGAGCGCGATCTGGTGCGCCAGGAATTGGCCTACACCCTCGCCGCCGTGGTGTGTCAGCGCCTTCTCAAGCGTAAGTCGGGCGGACGTATTCCCTGCGTGGAGATTCTCATCGGCGGGAAGCCCATCGTGCGCGACGCGATTGTGGAAGGCGACCTGGCCAAGCTCCACGGCATCATGGAGCAGGACAGCGAGATGCGCAGCTTTGACCAGTACGCCGTGGACCTCTTCAAGAACGGGGTGGTGGAGCGTGCGGAAGCCATCTCGGCCTGCGCCGACGTGGAAGCCTTCGAGCGCGTCATGTCGGGCATTCAGTCGTCGAGCGGCAAGTTGCTGAAGTAA
- a CDS encoding sulfatase-like hydrolase/transferase — protein MKNLRSFLQKHWKKVLAVGVKLCFITLVCLLLFNPTALGIPEDSRFQAISPTELWESLKSIDPATAAIWFTFATSIKLVGIFCGITRWRILLRAQGVHIPFWYLTKCWFWGRAIGLFMPGTLGLDGFRLVESSRYTGEIVKCTTVIAVEKLTGFITLFSLVFLTLPLGLRLFDINLALLGVVLLGLACFISVILLLLLQPRVIQVLAASIPMPEKIRIKVNKFAVAATAYSAHRGSLMLALLFGLGVHLGTCLMYFGTASAIRAENTGILEIFFASPLLIVGAVFAPTVSGIGVSEVVMTTLLGPGAGQAKALLFGHLGLWFGEIIPFTVSMPLLLLTGRPNREELLEEIAEVRARVGTGDEADLRLSPEVLARYRHNVLGALVAGPLAGLLAGASIGLFESAWLWHTLGGLGDSGLFLWSALVYGLLFAIAGLGVALGLVFVYLLIDRFPPHRWSYALAFAGTFLGGGLVIGLFRLRRDVFDGFMPDGKSLALFGLLLGGLALVGALKLLFASGFVLRRFPAQPKPVIGAGLAAYAILFLAGLLLFTVMRPNQNQAAFAPARNAQGPNIILIAVDTLRADYLKAWNPAIETETPNLDGFIADSVRFQNAFSQASWTKASFGSIFSGMYPECHTAVTKTASLPPDVETVAELLQAGGYYTQGFANNPNIAALFGYDQGFVNYVDLKKSLHFAAGPSASNLALYDVLIKVRETLNDRLLKRPIVVTDYYQPAPVVKDAALSFLESGNRPADTPFFLFTHFMDPHDPFMDPDTRKGGYGRKRLGNPDPETYLEKMRRAYIGEIEYLDAALGDFFAGLKERGLYDDALIVLTADHGEEFHEHGGWWHGQTLYDEQTHVPFIVKLPGKARAGEVNTHLARNLDLAPTFLHFAGLEKGAMMQGQSLFDAAGEFTNAAIGYSYAENNFEGIVLQAVRTTAHKVIRANEGNKRGLPAIALYDMAADTTEQTNLAGSGELAEVEALLNGTIDAYLTICEENAVDPSQVKIDAGTLESLEAIGYIGN, from the coding sequence ATGAAAAATCTTCGCTCTTTCCTTCAAAAACACTGGAAGAAGGTCCTGGCGGTCGGCGTCAAGCTTTGCTTTATAACGCTGGTCTGTCTTCTGCTCTTCAACCCGACCGCCCTGGGCATTCCCGAAGATTCCCGCTTTCAGGCCATCTCCCCCACCGAGCTCTGGGAATCGCTGAAAAGCATCGACCCAGCGACGGCCGCCATCTGGTTCACCTTTGCAACCTCCATCAAGCTTGTCGGGATTTTCTGCGGCATTACCCGCTGGCGCATCCTCCTGCGTGCGCAGGGGGTACACATTCCCTTCTGGTACCTCACCAAGTGCTGGTTCTGGGGGCGGGCCATCGGCCTGTTCATGCCGGGCACGCTGGGCCTCGACGGTTTCCGCCTTGTGGAGTCATCGCGCTATACCGGCGAGATCGTGAAGTGCACCACCGTCATCGCCGTGGAAAAACTTACCGGCTTCATCACGCTCTTTTCCCTCGTCTTCCTGACCCTGCCCCTGGGGCTGAGGCTTTTCGACATTAATCTCGCCCTGCTCGGCGTTGTACTCCTGGGGCTGGCCTGTTTCATCTCGGTGATCCTCCTCCTGCTGCTTCAGCCGCGGGTGATCCAGGTGCTCGCCGCATCCATCCCCATGCCGGAAAAAATCCGAATCAAAGTGAATAAATTTGCCGTCGCGGCAACCGCCTACAGTGCGCACCGGGGCTCCCTGATGCTCGCACTGCTCTTCGGCCTGGGGGTGCATCTGGGCACCTGTCTCATGTATTTCGGAACCGCCTCCGCCATTCGCGCGGAGAATACCGGCATCCTCGAAATTTTTTTCGCGAGCCCCCTTCTCATTGTGGGCGCGGTCTTCGCCCCCACCGTCAGCGGGATCGGCGTTTCGGAAGTCGTCATGACCACGCTCCTCGGACCCGGCGCCGGTCAAGCCAAGGCCCTCCTCTTCGGCCACCTGGGCCTCTGGTTTGGCGAGATCATTCCCTTCACCGTAAGCATGCCCCTCCTCCTGCTGACGGGAAGACCAAATCGCGAGGAATTGCTCGAAGAAATCGCCGAAGTCCGCGCGCGCGTCGGCACCGGCGACGAGGCCGACCTCCGACTGAGCCCTGAAGTGCTGGCGCGCTATCGCCACAATGTGCTCGGCGCCCTCGTGGCGGGCCCGCTGGCCGGTTTACTCGCGGGCGCGTCCATCGGCCTCTTCGAGTCCGCCTGGCTCTGGCACACCCTGGGCGGTCTCGGTGATTCCGGGCTGTTCCTCTGGTCCGCCCTGGTCTATGGCCTGCTCTTTGCCATCGCCGGCCTGGGGGTGGCCCTGGGGCTCGTGTTTGTGTATCTCCTCATTGACCGCTTCCCCCCCCACCGCTGGAGCTACGCGCTCGCCTTCGCGGGGACCTTTCTCGGCGGCGGTCTGGTCATCGGCCTGTTCCGATTGCGCCGCGATGTCTTCGACGGCTTTATGCCCGACGGCAAGTCCCTTGCCCTCTTTGGTCTCCTGTTGGGCGGCCTGGCCCTCGTGGGCGCGCTCAAGCTGCTCTTCGCTTCGGGCTTTGTGCTCCGGCGCTTCCCCGCGCAGCCGAAACCCGTCATCGGCGCGGGCCTGGCCGCCTACGCCATTCTCTTTCTCGCGGGGCTCCTGCTCTTCACCGTCATGCGCCCCAACCAGAATCAGGCCGCTTTCGCACCGGCCCGGAACGCCCAGGGACCCAATATCATCCTCATCGCGGTGGATACCCTCCGTGCGGACTACCTCAAGGCCTGGAACCCCGCCATCGAAACGGAAACGCCGAATCTGGATGGCTTTATCGCGGACTCGGTCCGCTTTCAGAACGCCTTCTCCCAGGCCTCCTGGACCAAGGCGTCTTTTGGCTCGATTTTTTCCGGCATGTACCCCGAATGCCACACGGCGGTGACCAAGACGGCAAGCCTCCCCCCCGATGTGGAAACGGTGGCGGAGTTGCTCCAGGCGGGCGGCTACTATACCCAGGGCTTCGCGAACAACCCCAACATCGCCGCCCTCTTCGGCTACGACCAGGGCTTCGTGAATTACGTGGACCTGAAGAAATCCCTGCACTTTGCCGCCGGACCATCCGCGTCGAACCTGGCGCTGTATGACGTGCTGATCAAAGTTCGCGAAACCCTGAACGACCGCTTGTTGAAGCGCCCCATCGTGGTTACGGACTACTACCAGCCCGCACCGGTGGTGAAGGACGCGGCCCTGAGCTTCCTGGAAAGCGGGAACCGGCCCGCGGACACGCCCTTCTTTCTTTTCACCCATTTTATGGACCCCCACGACCCCTTCATGGACCCGGACACGCGCAAAGGGGGCTACGGGCGCAAGCGGCTGGGCAATCCGGACCCGGAAACCTACCTTGAGAAGATGCGGCGCGCCTACATCGGAGAGATCGAATATCTGGACGCCGCCCTCGGTGATTTCTTCGCCGGCCTCAAGGAGCGGGGCCTCTATGACGACGCGCTGATCGTGCTTACGGCGGATCACGGCGAGGAATTTCACGAGCACGGCGGCTGGTGGCACGGGCAAACGCTCTATGACGAGCAGACCCATGTGCCCTTCATCGTCAAGCTGCCTGGAAAGGCCAGGGCCGGCGAGGTCAACACGCACCTGGCCCGCAATCTGGATCTTGCGCCCACCTTCCTTCATTTCGCGGGCCTGGAGAAGGGCGCGATGATGCAGGGACAATCCCTCTTCGATGCGGCGGGCGAATTCACCAACGCCGCCATCGGCTACAGCTATGCGGAAAACAATTTCGAAGGCATCGTGCTGCAGGCGGTGCGCACCACCGCACACAAGGTCATCCGGGCGAACGAAGGCAACAAGCGGGGACTGCCCGCAATCGCGCTCTATGACATGGCCGCGGACACCACGGAACAAACGAATCTCGCGGGAAGCGGAGAACTGGCCGAGGTGGAGGCGCTGCTCAACGGCACGATAGACGCCTACCTGACAATCTGCGAAGAAAACGCCGTCGACCCCTCGCAGGTCAAGATCGATGCGGGCACGCTGGAGAGCCTGGAAGCCATCGGGTATATCGGAAATTGA
- a CDS encoding sulfatase — protein MVNTQGTEGGRSPKSSGASAVAILWIASLAPVAAFIDLTISMIRFPRPDDYDSAVAIFPPLAATTAVALVVLLALWALLLLMHRAGLPIPVTSLLVATTLGLYSFMTLALITGVFLPTEMVRDSATALLKMAVVGIVALATLRGGYLLGRDVERGLTLRRSPLLLTMSLPALTAAPLALVWFSRFRMDAALASKEGLLLIGLTGGFMLLALIFFYLAGHSRVGRAVATFPVVAVLLSPFVAPIAARQLDARPGGGGTRLDAQKPVFLITIDSLRADALSCYGSDRVQTPNIDHLARESVLFENAISASSWTLPSVASFMTGVSPLRHGATAWQARLPDQFKTLAEYFKEAGYRTVAIGQNPVLDQARNVSQGFDEYHWISSESWHPAVSLGRSMLDALRPREAVSFTEQITDATIARLPVANEGPAFFWIHYFDPHLPYAPPAAYLSEAERANPMGMEFNAFERVRMGRFGGRQEERDWIRSLYDGEVRFVDDEFGRLMEAIKAQGLYDGAIFILSSDHGEEFWDHGGFEHGHTMHRELLRVPLLIKGPTVTSPARVAAPVGTEALAPTLLELAELPYDAASMTSASFTAYLRPESPQPTPGSVKSFGTLYFDELEAVTTPEFKYIQSVDFGGEKLYNHTVDPMEQHPLNITEHAAAAESARQLLIQAHGAGSATGAVEKENVVMDAATEESLRSLGYID, from the coding sequence ATGGTGAACACGCAGGGCACTGAAGGCGGTCGCTCGCCGAAATCGAGTGGGGCCTCCGCCGTCGCAATACTGTGGATCGCAAGCCTGGCGCCTGTGGCCGCTTTCATCGACTTGACCATCAGCATGATCCGCTTCCCCCGGCCGGACGATTACGATTCCGCCGTCGCCATCTTCCCGCCGCTCGCCGCAACCACGGCGGTCGCGCTTGTCGTGCTGCTGGCGCTCTGGGCGCTGCTGCTGCTCATGCACCGCGCCGGTCTGCCCATCCCAGTGACCTCGCTGCTGGTCGCAACCACACTCGGGCTCTACTCCTTTATGACCCTCGCCCTGATCACCGGGGTGTTTCTGCCAACAGAGATGGTGCGGGATTCGGCAACGGCCCTCCTTAAAATGGCCGTGGTGGGCATCGTTGCACTCGCCACGCTTCGCGGGGGCTACCTCCTCGGCAGGGACGTGGAACGGGGCCTGACGCTGCGGCGCTCCCCGCTTCTGCTCACGATGTCGCTTCCCGCGCTGACGGCCGCCCCGCTCGCGCTGGTCTGGTTCAGCCGATTTCGCATGGATGCGGCGCTGGCCTCTAAAGAGGGGCTCTTGCTGATTGGCCTGACGGGCGGCTTCATGCTGCTGGCCCTGATATTCTTCTACCTCGCCGGTCATAGCCGTGTCGGTCGTGCGGTGGCGACGTTCCCCGTCGTCGCCGTGCTTCTATCGCCCTTCGTCGCGCCCATCGCGGCTCGTCAACTTGATGCGCGCCCGGGCGGCGGCGGTACGCGGCTGGACGCGCAAAAGCCGGTCTTTCTCATCACGATAGACTCGCTGCGCGCCGACGCGCTCTCCTGCTATGGCTCGGATCGTGTGCAAACACCGAACATCGACCATCTGGCCCGGGAGAGCGTCCTCTTTGAAAACGCCATCTCCGCATCGTCCTGGACCTTGCCGTCCGTGGCGTCCTTTATGACCGGCGTATCTCCCCTGCGCCATGGCGCCACCGCCTGGCAGGCGCGTCTCCCCGATCAGTTCAAGACCCTGGCCGAGTATTTCAAGGAGGCGGGCTACCGCACGGTGGCCATCGGGCAAAACCCCGTACTGGATCAGGCGCGAAACGTGAGTCAGGGCTTTGACGAGTACCACTGGATCTCTTCCGAGTCCTGGCACCCGGCGGTATCCCTCGGCCGTTCAATGCTCGACGCCCTCCGGCCCCGCGAAGCCGTGTCCTTCACCGAACAAATCACCGACGCGACCATCGCACGGCTACCGGTCGCGAACGAAGGCCCGGCCTTTTTCTGGATCCACTACTTTGATCCCCACCTGCCCTATGCGCCACCCGCCGCCTACCTGAGCGAAGCGGAGCGCGCCAACCCCATGGGGATGGAGTTCAACGCCTTTGAACGGGTTCGTATGGGACGTTTCGGCGGGCGGCAGGAAGAGCGGGACTGGATTCGGAGTCTCTACGACGGCGAGGTGCGCTTCGTCGACGACGAGTTCGGACGGCTCATGGAGGCCATCAAGGCGCAAGGGCTCTATGACGGTGCGATCTTTATACTGTCAAGCGACCACGGAGAGGAGTTCTGGGACCATGGCGGCTTCGAACACGGCCACACGATGCACCGCGAACTGTTGCGGGTGCCCCTGCTCATCAAGGGACCCACGGTAACCTCGCCGGCGCGCGTCGCAGCGCCCGTAGGCACCGAAGCCCTGGCGCCCACACTCCTGGAACTCGCCGAACTGCCCTACGATGCGGCCTCCATGACGTCCGCGTCGTTCACGGCCTACCTGCGTCCGGAATCGCCCCAACCGACGCCCGGCTCCGTGAAGAGTTTCGGCACGCTGTACTTCGACGAGCTTGAAGCCGTGACCACACCGGAGTTCAAATACATTCAGTCGGTGGATTTCGGCGGAGAGAAGCTATATAACCATACGGTGGATCCGATGGAGCAACACCCGCTGAACATCACGGAGCACGCCGCCGCCGCGGAAAGCGCGCGGCAGCTTCTTATTCAAGCCCACGGCGCGGGCAGCGCCACGGGCGCGGTTGAAAAAGAAAACGTCGTTATGGATGCGGCCACGGAAGAAAGTCTCCGCTCGCTCGGATATATCGACTGA